A part of Aegilops tauschii subsp. strangulata cultivar AL8/78 chromosome 2, Aet v6.0, whole genome shotgun sequence genomic DNA contains:
- the LOC109747521 gene encoding UPF0481 protein At3g47200-like — MSSSWVVDVDCPEPQANMEGWVMDMEKQLEDAEPPAKVLRWPKHGIFRVPLRFKMKTVDGMYFLYGKIKLTLGEGGRRAGGCLHGPELKFLEREDAPEGTGLGLHPLDIYRTSRLKGTSQIKSNRKVLHRGMPTTPTSKDVSVVRPESVVPRSAWKLSEAGIQFLPSKTSCLDDIELYMPKVEMDDSTTYRIHNMMAFEAMHVGTGNDVTAYVLFVKDLINSADDVQLLERKGILEHDLADDDNAVVRLFNSLTRDVSKNWKSQPCQVSQGVDHHYRNNHLRVFLYGAWSNLRNKYFKSLWTLLALVTAILLVVGDIL; from the exons ATGTCGTCATCGTGGGTGGTGGATGTCGACTGCCCTGAGCCGCAGGCGAACATGGAGGGATGGGTGATGGACATggagaagcagctggaggacgcGGAGCCGCCGGCAAAGGTGCTGAGATGGCCGAAGCACGGCATCTTCCGCGTCCCGCTGCGCTTCAAGATGAAGACGGTTGATGGCATGTATTTTCTTTACGGGAAAAT CAAGCTGACCCTTGGAGAAGGtggccgacgagctggaggatGCCTACATGGACCTGAGCTCAAGTTCCTCGAAAGGGAAGATGCCCCGGAAGGGACCGGCTTGGGACTCCACCCTCTTGACATCTATCGGACGAGCCGACTCAAGGGCACAAGTCAGATCAAGAGTAACAGAAAGGTTCTTCACAGAGGCATGCCGACGACACCGACATCAAAGGACGTCAGCGTCGTTCGCCCGGAGAGTGTGGTGCCCCGATCCGCCTGGAAGCTGTCGGAGGCAGGAATCCAGTTCCTGCCTAGCAAGACGAGCTGCCTCGACGACATAGAGCTCTACATGCCCAAGGTCGAGATGGACGACTCCACCACCTACAGGATCCACAACATGATGGCGTTCGAGGCGATGCACGTCGGCACTGGCAATGACGTGACGGCATACGTGTTGTTCGTCAAGGACCTCATCAACTCTGCCGACGACGTGCAACTACTGGAGAGGAAGGGGATCCTGGAGCACGACCTCGCTGACGACGACAATGCTGTGGTGAGGCTCTTCAACAGCCTCACCAGAGACGTCTCCAAGAATTGGAAGAGTCAGCCGTGCCAGGTGAGTCAGGGCGTGGATCACCATTACCGCAACAACCATTTGCGTGTGTTTCTCTACGGGGCGTGGTCAAACCTGAGGAACAAGTACTTCAAGAGCCTGTGGACACTCCTCGCCCTTGTCACCGCAATCCTGCTCGTCGTTGGAGATATCCTATGA